In the Helianthus annuus cultivar XRQ/B chromosome 11, HanXRQr2.0-SUNRISE, whole genome shotgun sequence genome, one interval contains:
- the LOC110890203 gene encoding ARM REPEAT PROTEIN INTERACTING WITH ABF2, with protein sequence MVFNYRYIYTGSIDVNMENALDLLTAADQYLLEGLKRLCEYKIAQDILVDNVSLMYDLSEAFNAMSLKNACIIFILKNFDKLHAKSWYSRLIKRVLPEMRSYFVWTLTRLAEADKEEYTVKVRTN encoded by the exons ATGGTATTTAACTACAGATATATATACACCGGGTCTATAGACGTGAATATGGAAAATGCTCTGGATCTTCTTACAGCTGCAGATCAATATCTTCTCGAGGGGCTAAAGCGTCTTTGTGAGTACAAAATTGCACAG GATATACTAGTGGACAATGTATCACTTATGTATGACTTATCAGAGGCCTTCAATGCCATGTCACTAAAGAATGCTTGCATTATATTCATTCTCAAGAACTTTGACAAATTACATGCAAAATCATG GTACAGTCGCCTGATCAAGCGTGTATTGCCAGAGATGCGTAGTTACTTTGTGTGGACACTCACAAGGCTAGCGGAAGCTGACAAGGAAGAATATACAGTGaag GTTCGTACGAACTAA